A window of Leptospira hartskeerlii contains these coding sequences:
- a CDS encoding DUF4505 family protein → MRIYFYRIDSNARLFHEDSELTDKKFLDFFFTHLEKNRTGKYPECAYVSPCGKEMNYVQTEHYPVLFKHRIEDKLYYGGEKGILFQPENLKFDPFGNLLHPFQKEIWGRVSTEILLDPELEWRENPENWDLIWGGKKFLIPKFDPGLSD, encoded by the coding sequence TTGAGGATCTATTTCTATCGAATCGACTCGAATGCTCGGCTTTTCCACGAGGACTCTGAGTTGACGGACAAAAAATTTTTAGACTTTTTTTTCACTCATCTAGAAAAAAACCGAACAGGCAAATATCCTGAATGCGCCTATGTTTCTCCCTGCGGAAAAGAAATGAATTATGTGCAAACGGAACATTATCCGGTTTTATTTAAGCATCGAATCGAAGATAAGCTCTACTACGGAGGAGAAAAAGGGATCTTATTCCAACCGGAGAATTTGAAATTCGATCCTTTTGGAAATCTACTCCACCCTTTTCAAAAAGAGATCTGGGGAAGAGTTTCCACAGAAATCCTATTAGATCCGGAACTAGAATGGAGAGAAAATCCTGAAAATTGGGATCTGATTTGGGGCGGGAAAAAATTCCTAATCCCTAAATTTGATCCAGGACTATCAGATTAG
- a CDS encoding O-antigen ligase family protein: MKPSSFSQISETSGKISFYSLLLFLVAFPLSFSASQILAGLSIFCFIFSSKENFQRIKTYLLPWGFILGAYSLVFISSLVHFEEYSNFWKTFTRQSEAGDFWLSILFPIAAVHSSDEKNRKLIYKYLWISFLLVLISGIASVFSEYRLGKWISNGFTPAPGDRRQHPAGPLFGLETYLPIGLMNTHLTYGGLISFYIPGVALLLLQKIKEKDLKRTIGFGILFLLSLWVFLLNQSKSAWLGIFAVTVYFILSKWKDFSGKFPRVTFARISIVIALLIILGGTVRFFYQKNWLLQRTIAQLTEIQTPENQRYWIYKLSLPLLSENPILGTGGGRFKETSSEVSKSFIEKNEQLWYELYITPNKHAHNDILEFAIVGGWLSGILWLGFFYLLFRKIAGSRLEEGNFPLIGIGFIWVAGFFQCYLLDDEVALPFFALAGLLWGREKENSSKFSAASTIFLSFTFILNTSFWIWRLSIPAELAYGRQVFASSSTLAKKIERRILPFRDQTEEREKRISENISVSSSEGNSEFFLEGCLTHRYPNPAKLREKDYSFGIYISPDWANPPRKISVTVFSEESFDEDKLYWSHRKYDLGRKELDLKPGWNSFIWKETMGLSKITIFPDIVFFRSFKIRFGGSSPEKQMDLPVLDLGDLCDFRLE, encoded by the coding sequence GTGAAACCTAGTTCCTTTTCTCAAATTTCGGAGACCTCTGGAAAGATCTCCTTTTATTCTTTATTATTATTTCTAGTAGCATTTCCACTTTCCTTTTCCGCATCACAGATCTTGGCAGGCCTTAGCATTTTCTGTTTTATATTCTCTTCTAAAGAGAATTTCCAACGGATAAAAACGTATCTTTTGCCTTGGGGGTTTATCTTAGGAGCCTATTCTCTTGTATTCATTTCGTCTCTCGTACACTTCGAAGAATATTCTAATTTCTGGAAAACATTTACAAGACAATCGGAAGCAGGAGATTTTTGGCTTTCGATCTTATTTCCGATTGCGGCAGTACATTCTTCGGATGAAAAAAATAGAAAGCTGATCTATAAATATCTATGGATCTCTTTTTTACTCGTTTTGATCTCTGGGATCGCTTCCGTTTTCAGCGAGTATCGGCTCGGAAAATGGATCTCAAACGGATTTACTCCAGCTCCTGGAGATAGAAGGCAGCATCCTGCCGGACCACTTTTCGGTTTGGAGACTTATCTTCCGATCGGGCTAATGAATACTCATTTGACCTATGGAGGATTAATTTCTTTTTATATTCCGGGAGTTGCACTTCTTCTTTTACAAAAAATAAAGGAGAAGGATCTAAAACGCACGATTGGATTCGGAATTCTCTTTTTGTTATCACTTTGGGTATTTCTACTCAACCAAAGTAAGTCTGCATGGCTCGGAATTTTCGCGGTCACTGTTTATTTTATCCTAAGCAAGTGGAAAGATTTCTCAGGTAAATTTCCAAGGGTCACATTTGCGCGAATTTCGATTGTAATCGCATTATTAATAATACTCGGGGGAACAGTTCGTTTTTTTTACCAGAAGAACTGGTTATTACAAAGGACCATTGCCCAACTCACTGAGATCCAAACCCCTGAAAACCAAAGATATTGGATCTATAAGCTCAGTCTTCCTTTGCTCTCAGAAAATCCAATCTTGGGTACAGGCGGAGGAAGGTTCAAGGAAACCAGTTCAGAAGTTTCTAAATCATTTATAGAGAAGAATGAACAACTATGGTACGAATTATACATCACTCCTAATAAACATGCTCATAATGATATATTAGAATTTGCGATCGTAGGTGGCTGGCTTTCCGGGATTTTATGGCTTGGATTCTTCTATCTTTTATTTAGAAAGATTGCGGGTTCCCGTTTAGAAGAAGGAAATTTTCCTCTGATCGGTATTGGTTTTATCTGGGTAGCAGGATTTTTCCAATGTTATCTTTTGGATGATGAGGTTGCACTTCCCTTCTTTGCTTTGGCGGGACTTTTATGGGGAAGAGAGAAGGAAAATTCTTCAAAATTTTCTGCCGCTTCTACTATCTTCTTAAGCTTCACTTTTATATTAAATACCTCCTTTTGGATTTGGAGACTTTCAATCCCTGCAGAACTTGCTTATGGAAGACAGGTTTTTGCCTCTTCTTCTACTCTTGCTAAAAAGATAGAAAGACGTATCCTTCCTTTTAGGGATCAAACAGAAGAAAGAGAAAAAAGAATTTCAGAAAACATTTCAGTTTCTAGCTCGGAAGGAAATTCAGAATTTTTCCTCGAAGGTTGTCTCACTCATAGATATCCAAATCCCGCAAAGCTCCGAGAAAAAGATTATTCTTTTGGTATTTATATTTCTCCGGACTGGGCAAACCCGCCGCGTAAGATTAGCGTTACTGTATTTTCGGAAGAATCTTTTGATGAGGACAAACTCTATTGGTCTCATCGAAAATATGATCTGGGGAGGAAGGAGTTAGATCTGAAACCTGGTTGGAATTCATTCATTTGGAAAGAAACCATGGGACTTTCTAAAATTACGATCTTTCCAGATATCGTATTTTTTAGGAGTTTTAAGATCCGTTTTGGAGGTTCAAGTCCGGAGAAGCAGATGGATCTACCTGTCCTAGACTTGGGAGATCTCTGCGATTTTAGATTAGAGTAA
- the leuC gene encoding 3-isopropylmalate dehydratase large subunit translates to MKTMFEKIWEDHLVGEMEGGSYIIYIDRHLIHEVTSPQAFDGIRMAQRKVRRPEATFATMDHNVSTRIRDLELADPISANQMKTLIKNCNENGITLYDLNHPDQGIIHVIAPEMGLTHPGMTIVCGDSHTSTHGAFGALAFGIGTSEVEHVLATQTLLQRRAKTMEIRVDGQLSPHVTAKDIVLAIIGKIGTGGATGYVIEYRGSAISSLSMEARMTVCNMSIEAGARAGLIAPDQTTFDYLKGKDFAPKGAEWDLAVQRWKRYVTDEGAKFDTSIVLKAEEIAPQVTWGTSPGQVVPVTGIVPDPKDAPDAVEKTSIENALKYMDLKPGQKMEDVFVNKVFIGSCTNSRIEDLRVAATTVKGKKVSSKVQAIVVPGSGRVKRQAESEGLDKIFIEAGFEWRQPGCSMCLAMNDDVLQPGDRCASTSNRNFEGRQGKGGRTHLVGPAMAAAAAVEGHFVDIRNWK, encoded by the coding sequence ATGAAAACGATGTTCGAAAAAATCTGGGAAGACCATTTGGTCGGTGAAATGGAAGGAGGGTCATATATAATTTATATAGACCGACATCTGATCCATGAGGTAACGAGTCCCCAGGCTTTTGATGGAATTCGTATGGCGCAGAGAAAGGTCCGCCGTCCGGAAGCTACTTTCGCTACTATGGACCATAACGTTTCCACTCGGATCCGTGACCTGGAATTGGCCGATCCAATCTCTGCCAACCAGATGAAAACCCTTATCAAGAATTGTAATGAGAACGGTATTACTCTTTATGATCTAAACCATCCAGACCAAGGGATCATCCATGTGATCGCTCCCGAGATGGGACTCACTCATCCTGGTATGACTATCGTTTGCGGTGATTCTCACACTTCTACCCATGGCGCTTTTGGAGCTTTGGCTTTCGGGATCGGAACTTCCGAAGTGGAACATGTGCTTGCTACCCAAACTCTTTTGCAAAGAAGAGCAAAGACTATGGAGATCAGAGTTGATGGTCAACTTTCTCCACATGTGACTGCTAAGGATATCGTTCTTGCGATCATCGGAAAGATCGGTACTGGCGGAGCAACCGGATATGTGATAGAATATAGAGGTTCTGCAATTTCTTCCTTAAGTATGGAAGCTCGTATGACTGTTTGTAATATGTCTATCGAGGCGGGCGCAAGAGCAGGATTGATCGCTCCTGACCAGACCACTTTCGATTATCTGAAAGGAAAAGATTTCGCACCTAAAGGTGCAGAATGGGATCTGGCTGTCCAAAGATGGAAACGTTATGTGACAGACGAAGGTGCAAAATTTGATACTAGCATCGTATTAAAAGCGGAGGAGATTGCTCCTCAAGTTACTTGGGGAACTTCTCCTGGACAAGTAGTTCCTGTGACTGGGATTGTTCCTGATCCTAAGGATGCACCGGATGCTGTAGAAAAGACCAGTATCGAAAACGCACTTAAATATATGGACCTGAAACCTGGACAAAAGATGGAAGATGTCTTTGTAAATAAGGTATTCATCGGTTCCTGCACAAACTCTAGAATTGAAGACCTGAGAGTGGCTGCGACTACCGTAAAAGGTAAGAAGGTTTCTAGCAAGGTTCAGGCAATCGTAGTTCCTGGATCTGGAAGAGTGAAACGCCAAGCAGAGTCGGAAGGACTGGATAAAATTTTTATAGAAGCAGGCTTCGAATGGAGACAACCAGGTTGTTCCATGTGCCTTGCTATGAATGACGACGTTTTACAACCCGGAGACAGATGTGCTTCCACTTCCAATCGTAATTTTGAAGGAAGACAAGGAAAAGGTGGAAGAACTCACCTCGTCGGTCCTGCGATGGCAGCAGCTGCGGCAGTCGAAGGACATTTTGTAGATATTCGGAACTGGAAATAA
- a CDS encoding LBBP_01157 family protein, protein MAKGKQKSSFWNKLFFWRKKKKVSAGSEKEVVRDSRGYTWELKDLREKADRFFVTRKKPSGIIFESPSLKLTKNNRNLFRLEGKEKSGREYSLVVSTGNYLTEQGDKISGVIFLGEADLNRLLSGDHKSLKSILSGINAPNWDEESWAVLQEAPDLKRSADSWKEVLNWEPIWKQQILINLRPSTIAVLLVFLGKEFEDVFQANSSERVKQIVSKELYFLNVSGNRNSPHSENLTLYEFDSAKKDFESVLSKIRSKKDK, encoded by the coding sequence ATGGCGAAGGGCAAACAAAAATCAAGTTTTTGGAATAAACTCTTTTTCTGGAGAAAGAAAAAGAAGGTCTCTGCAGGATCTGAAAAAGAAGTAGTTAGAGATAGCAGAGGTTATACCTGGGAATTAAAAGATCTAAGAGAAAAAGCAGACCGCTTTTTTGTAACCCGTAAAAAGCCTTCCGGTATTATTTTCGAAAGTCCATCCTTAAAGCTTACTAAAAACAATCGAAATCTATTTCGTTTAGAAGGTAAGGAAAAATCTGGCAGAGAATATTCTTTGGTTGTTTCTACCGGAAACTATCTAACGGAACAAGGTGATAAGATCAGCGGGGTGATTTTTTTAGGAGAAGCGGATCTAAACCGACTTTTGAGCGGAGACCATAAGAGTCTAAAAAGTATCTTATCCGGAATTAACGCCCCGAATTGGGACGAAGAATCTTGGGCTGTTCTACAGGAAGCGCCGGATCTAAAACGTTCTGCTGATTCTTGGAAAGAGGTCTTGAATTGGGAACCGATTTGGAAACAACAGATATTGATCAATCTCAGGCCGAGCACTATCGCAGTATTATTGGTGTTTTTAGGAAAAGAATTTGAAGATGTCTTTCAGGCAAATTCTTCCGAAAGGGTGAAACAGATCGTTTCTAAAGAGCTGTATTTTTTAAACGTAAGCGGGAATCGGAATTCTCCACATTCCGAAAATTTGACGTTGTATGAATTTGATTCCGCCAAAAAGGATTTTGAGTCGGTGCTCTCTAAAATTCGGTCTAAAAAGGATAAATGA
- a CDS encoding glycosyltransferase family 2 protein, producing the protein MAESVKTKETSSSKKKKSKAKAPLSRNEVRERFLKKLSVAIITYNEEANIGDCIKSCRDIADEIIVLDSNSTDKTKEISESFPEVRFSSQNFKGHVEQKNDAISLCKNEWILSLDADERLSEELRESLRAFLESPEDPSLNGLKVSRLTFHMGRFIRFSGWYPQTKYRIIRKSKSKWTGENPHDYLVVEGKGKKIKGDILHYSFADLSQQVDTINKFSSIVSWTRWKKNKNFSLARTIIKPFGKFVEIYFFKLGFLDGFPGFTIAISSAYSTFLKEAKVYELGKKLIERPSNLRKDYGK; encoded by the coding sequence ATGGCAGAATCCGTTAAAACCAAGGAAACTTCTTCCTCTAAAAAAAAGAAATCTAAAGCCAAGGCACCCTTGAGCAGAAACGAGGTCCGGGAAAGATTTCTAAAAAAACTCTCAGTTGCGATCATTACTTATAATGAAGAAGCGAATATCGGTGACTGTATCAAATCTTGCAGAGATATCGCAGACGAGATCATCGTTTTAGATTCAAATAGCACCGACAAAACCAAAGAGATCAGTGAGTCCTTTCCTGAGGTTCGTTTTTCCTCTCAGAATTTTAAGGGACATGTAGAACAGAAGAATGACGCGATCTCTCTCTGTAAGAATGAATGGATCCTTTCTTTGGATGCGGACGAACGCCTAAGTGAAGAACTTCGAGAGTCTCTTAGAGCATTTTTAGAAAGCCCGGAAGATCCTTCCTTGAACGGATTAAAAGTTTCCAGGCTTACATTTCATATGGGAAGGTTTATCCGCTTCTCAGGTTGGTATCCTCAAACTAAATATCGCATCATCCGAAAATCCAAGTCTAAATGGACCGGGGAAAATCCTCATGACTATTTAGTAGTAGAGGGGAAGGGCAAAAAGATAAAAGGGGATATACTCCATTATAGTTTTGCGGATCTCTCGCAACAGGTAGATACGATCAATAAGTTCTCCTCAATAGTTTCCTGGACCCGCTGGAAGAAGAATAAAAACTTTTCCCTGGCTCGAACGATCATCAAACCATTCGGAAAATTTGTAGAGATTTACTTTTTCAAACTCGGATTCTTGGACGGATTCCCAGGATTTACGATCGCGATCTCTTCCGCATATTCCACTTTTCTAAAAGAAGCAAAGGTCTACGAATTGGGGAAAAAATTGATAGAACGCCCTTCTAATCTCCGAAAAGATTACGGAAAATAA
- the gmhA gene encoding D-sedoheptulose 7-phosphate isomerase, with protein sequence MNLKEIASKQIQDSIETKKAVLDTLLPQIEEAGKLASEVLEKGNMILFCGNGGSSCDASHIAAELVVRYKSGNERRALPALALNSDSAVLTACSNDYGYEFVFSRQVEAFGKPGDLLVGLSTSGNSKNVIAAMESAKKIGMKTISFLGGDGGKMKGMADLDLIIPRKETARIQESHILIGHILCSIVEYKLFQLG encoded by the coding sequence ATGAACTTAAAAGAAATCGCATCCAAACAGATTCAAGACTCTATCGAGACCAAAAAAGCGGTATTGGATACACTTCTTCCTCAGATCGAAGAAGCGGGGAAGCTTGCTTCAGAAGTATTAGAAAAAGGGAATATGATCCTTTTTTGCGGTAATGGTGGTTCTTCTTGTGATGCATCTCATATCGCAGCAGAACTTGTTGTTCGTTACAAATCTGGAAATGAAAGAAGGGCACTTCCCGCATTAGCATTGAATTCTGACTCTGCTGTTCTTACCGCTTGTTCTAATGATTACGGATACGAGTTTGTATTTTCTCGCCAGGTAGAAGCATTCGGAAAACCTGGAGATCTGCTCGTTGGACTTTCTACCAGTGGGAATTCCAAAAATGTGATCGCAGCTATGGAATCGGCAAAAAAGATCGGGATGAAAACGATCTCATTTTTAGGCGGAGACGGTGGAAAGATGAAAGGTATGGCTGATTTGGATCTGATCATTCCTAGAAAAGAAACAGCGCGTATCCAAGAGTCACATATTCTGATCGGTCATATTCTTTGTTCCATTGTGGAATATAAGCTATTTCAGTTAGGATAA
- a CDS encoding FHA domain-containing protein — protein sequence MKIPLKLQNLMIRSFFVHFLILATCVYPTFVGAESIHLEEYDISRYPKVELKLRAGKGISLDQEILTVSEQKENRSRRVGPLKIHRPEGTRPVHIYLITQMTNSFDHNVQATEILKTIVERADSADRFSFVFFTDDVFFSKDDLSKSDALKEAKVPGGKSNRNTSANLDYVFQKISPRLKETDYILTLFYDQDLIPSNEAQNGEYTPNIPIQVLSFPSNGGKFLAKRYGGTFYSLNSPDFRTQVFGDLDYFRKEPWSLIYESPFQDEWQFQGSGNLEVELETKNSRRLSFSYDLPFRTRLAVFLLHPSIFLPSFTFLLVLTLVALIVVLKKGKKHYPEGTVSAEERLHTIEFEQDAYRKMYGNQYQLVYSEEDRIETERAAPVALKEFDQGESYEKATLVFKEGRNPGKQYSLARAETNIGNSDLCDLVLYEQSVSKNHARIRKVRNRYILYDLVSESGTFLNGKKILRPRILYDFDEIGIGKALLVFRGK from the coding sequence ATGAAAATCCCGCTTAAATTGCAAAACCTTATGATCCGTTCTTTCTTCGTTCACTTTCTGATCCTAGCGACTTGCGTATATCCTACGTTTGTCGGGGCAGAAAGTATCCATTTAGAAGAATATGATATTTCCAGATACCCTAAAGTAGAGCTGAAGCTTAGGGCTGGTAAGGGAATATCTTTGGACCAGGAAATACTCACAGTCTCGGAACAAAAAGAAAATCGTTCCAGGAGAGTAGGACCTCTTAAGATCCATAGACCGGAAGGTACAAGGCCCGTTCATATTTATCTGATCACTCAGATGACGAATTCATTTGATCATAATGTCCAAGCTACGGAGATCTTAAAAACGATTGTAGAAAGAGCAGATTCAGCAGACAGGTTTAGCTTTGTATTTTTTACGGATGATGTATTTTTTTCCAAAGACGATCTGAGCAAATCGGATGCGTTAAAAGAAGCCAAGGTTCCTGGTGGGAAGTCCAACAGAAATACTTCCGCGAATCTGGATTATGTTTTTCAAAAGATCTCTCCTCGTTTGAAAGAGACTGATTATATTCTTACTCTATTTTACGATCAGGACTTGATCCCTTCTAACGAAGCTCAGAATGGAGAATACACCCCGAATATTCCCATCCAAGTTTTATCTTTTCCTTCCAATGGAGGAAAGTTTTTGGCCAAAAGATATGGTGGAACATTCTACTCTTTGAATAGTCCTGATTTCAGGACCCAAGTTTTCGGGGACCTGGATTATTTCAGAAAAGAACCTTGGTCTTTAATATACGAGTCTCCTTTCCAAGATGAATGGCAATTCCAAGGAAGTGGTAATTTAGAAGTAGAACTGGAAACCAAAAATTCCAGAAGACTTAGCTTTTCGTATGATCTTCCTTTTCGGACCAGGCTTGCAGTATTCTTATTACATCCTTCTATCTTTCTTCCAAGTTTTACATTCTTATTAGTTCTTACTTTGGTGGCTCTAATCGTAGTTCTGAAAAAAGGAAAAAAGCATTATCCTGAAGGAACTGTAAGCGCGGAAGAAAGACTTCATACGATTGAATTCGAACAAGATGCTTACCGTAAAATGTACGGAAACCAGTATCAGTTGGTTTATTCAGAAGAAGATAGAATTGAAACCGAAAGGGCAGCTCCAGTCGCTTTAAAAGAATTTGACCAAGGAGAATCCTATGAAAAGGCCACTCTTGTTTTTAAAGAAGGAAGAAATCCCGGTAAACAATACTCACTCGCAAGGGCCGAGACCAATATTGGAAATTCTGACCTTTGTGATCTAGTTTTATACGAACAATCTGTCAGTAAAAATCATGCAAGGATCAGAAAGGTCCGTAACCGCTACATTCTATACGATTTGGTGTCAGAATCCGGAACCTTCTTGAACGGTAAGAAAATTTTGAGACCAAGGATCTTGTACGATTTTGATGAGATAGGAATCGGTAAGGCTTTACTCGTTTTCCGCGGCAAGTAA
- a CDS encoding ATP-binding cassette domain-containing protein: MERDRLSETILSIQGLNVKIGSSHILKNFDFQISKKEVHALVGESGSGKSTFASTVLGLLNEEASVTWKKFQIFSENIQSGDFSPWENWRGKRISLIPQTAAIGLHPFLSIGSQVLEYFSLIQPEFANEETCIRLLKEFGLSDPGAAWKARPHQLSGGERQRILVLLSVYSGAELILADEPTSALDPITGKAILELLKSRVKDLGAGLLFISHDLSSARELADTITVMRSGEKLETLKSRNGSWEPQLEYSRKLFTLDENPA; this comes from the coding sequence TTGGAGAGGGATCGTCTAAGCGAAACAATTCTTTCTATACAAGGCCTGAATGTTAAAATCGGGTCTTCTCATATTCTTAAAAACTTCGATTTCCAAATTTCTAAAAAAGAAGTACATGCACTCGTCGGAGAATCCGGAAGTGGAAAATCAACTTTTGCAAGCACAGTTCTAGGACTTCTAAATGAAGAAGCTTCCGTAACTTGGAAAAAATTCCAAATCTTTTCCGAAAATATACAAAGCGGGGATTTTTCTCCTTGGGAAAATTGGCGGGGAAAGCGGATCAGTTTGATCCCACAAACAGCAGCGATTGGACTTCATCCTTTTTTAAGTATTGGATCTCAGGTCCTGGAATATTTTTCTCTTATCCAACCTGAGTTTGCAAATGAGGAAACTTGCATCCGTTTATTAAAAGAATTCGGACTTTCTGATCCGGGTGCAGCCTGGAAAGCGAGGCCGCATCAACTTTCAGGCGGAGAAAGACAAAGAATTTTAGTACTACTTTCGGTGTATTCGGGAGCAGAGCTTATTCTGGCTGATGAGCCTACGTCCGCTTTAGACCCAATTACAGGAAAAGCGATTTTGGAACTTTTGAAATCCAGGGTGAAAGATCTGGGAGCCGGGCTTCTATTTATCAGCCATGATCTTAGTTCTGCCAGGGAGCTAGCCGATACTATTACTGTAATGAGAAGTGGAGAAAAACTGGAGACCCTGAAAAGCCGAAACGGGTCTTGGGAGCCACAGTTGGAGTATTCCAGAAAACTGTTTACTTTGGATGAAAATCCCGCTTAA